The DNA window GTGACCGGCACCGCGTCGCCGTTCTCGGCAAAGACCTGGCTCATCCCGATTTTCCTGCCGATCAGTCCGTGCATCTCCTTAGACTCCTACACCCTGATTTCCACGTCTACGCCGGCGGGCAGATCCAGCTTGAGGAGCGCGTCCACCGTCTGCTGCGACGTGTCATAGATATCGATAAGCCGTTTGTGCACACGCGTTTCAAACTGTTCCCGCGATTTCTTGTCGATAAAAGGAGAGCGCAGGACGGTATAGACGGTTCGTTTCGTCGGCAGCGGTATGGGCCCCATGACCCGGGCGCCGGCCCGCTGCGCCGCCTGAGTGATTTCCCTGGCCGACTTGTCCAGCATGGCGTGGTCGCAGGCCTTCAACCTGATCCTGATTTTCTGGTCCGCTTGATTGGCCATGGCGGCCTCCTTCTCCCCTGTTACTCGATGACTTCTGTGACGACGCCCGCGCCGACGGTTCTTCCGCCCTCCCG is part of the Gemmatimonadota bacterium genome and encodes:
- the rpsJ gene encoding 30S ribosomal protein S10, whose product is MANQADQKIRIRLKACDHAMLDKSAREITQAAQRAGARVMGPIPLPTKRTVYTVLRSPFIDKKSREQFETRVHKRLIDIYDTSQQTVDALLKLDLPAGVDVEIRV